One Natrinema longum genomic window, AGCGCCGGATGCGCCAGCAACTCGAGACGTTGACCAAGCCCGGGACGAAACTGCGTGACGCGATCGATTCGATGATGGGCAGTCGCTAACCGGGCGGCGAATCGACGCCTCGACAACACCCGCCGTACCTTCGGTACTCCTCGAGGGCCAGCAATACGTTCGATAGTTCACATATTTGTCCCAGTAGATGTGCGTTCCCCGTCAAACCTAAATACCCCCTCGCCGAAAGCCGAATCAGATGCCGAAAGTAGAGATCACCATACCGGAACACCTCGAGATGCAGATCGCCCAGATGGTCGAACGCGGCGAGTTCGTCAATCGTGAGGAGGCGATCGAGGACCTCCTCTCGACGGGCATCAAGGCCTACAAGACCAGTGGACCGATGGACGAAGAGGAGGGAACGACCGGCGGCACCGGCCTGGAAGACGATGGCATGATGGGCCACGACGACGAGTACGTCTTTTAACTCATATTCCGACTGCGAGTACCGGAATTCCGAACGCGATCGCTGCGCCGACGAGCGCGACGACGACACCGACGAGGACGGCTCGCGACGAGTAGTCGCTCATCGGCGCGGTCGTTCGTTCGGTTTCGAGATCGTGACCGACGTCGGCTCCCGTATCGTCATCGGCGGGGGTTGCGGTATCGTCCGTCATGAGTGCCTCTTCTCGGCTCGGTCCCTTAAAGACATCTACAGCGGAGCGTCGGAGACGCCGCCTCGACCGTTCTGTCATCCGGAAGTATATATCGCTCGAGTAACCATCGGTGGACGATGTCCTCCACGACGTTCTCCCGCAGGCGGGTACTCGCTGCCGGCGGTAGTTGCCTTTCGGCGGTGGTTGCGGGGTGTTCCGGGAGTGGCGGATCGACCAGCGACAGCGAGACCGCTCACGACACGGATCGGGTGTCCGAGTCGACTCACGAGTACGACGTACTGTTCGTGCGCTCGGCCGACGGGGCACCGTTCGTCTACCCGAACGAAGCGGCGGCCCAGCGGCAGAAAGACGAGGATCGGCCGCCGCTACACACCGGGTCGTTTTTCCTGATCGACGACGGTGATGCCGATGCGCTCCGGATCGATCTCGAGGAGAACGCCGAGGGAACGGCCGAGATACGCGAGTTCGTCGACGACACTGATTTCGAGACCGAATCGATCGTCGTCGATCAGCGCCCCATCGGCGACTGTTATCACAGACACGTGCGGAGCGTTCAGGCGACGGACGGCGATTTTCATCGACGGTACTGCCGCACGCTGAAAGACCCGAAGACGCCCTGTGAGGCAGATACCGACGTGATGGAAGTCGTCGTTTTCCGTATCCAGCGGTCGTACGAGGACGCGCCACCGAGTCACTCGAGTTCCGAGAGCGCGTCGTGTCGAGGCCCGATCATCGAGGGAGAGAACGGATCCGAGCGGGTCTCGAACGGGACCGACTCCCGAGACGCGAACGCAACCGACAGCGAGGGAGGGAGTCGCGAATGACCCCGTCGAACCGGCAGTCGACTGACCGACGGCGGTTCCTCGCCGGGCTCACTGCGGTCTCCGGGGTCGCCGTCGCCGGCTGCAGTAGCCTCCCGTGGATCGACGACGAAACGAGCGGGTC contains:
- a CDS encoding ribbon-helix-helix domain-containing protein, whose protein sequence is MPKVEITIPEHLEMQIAQMVERGEFVNREEAIEDLLSTGIKAYKTSGPMDEEEGTTGGTGLEDDGMMGHDDEYVF
- a CDS encoding DUF7550 family protein codes for the protein MTDDTATPADDDTGADVGHDLETERTTAPMSDYSSRAVLVGVVVALVGAAIAFGIPVLAVGI